The genomic segment TGCTTAGGGAATGCAGCCAGGCCTGGTAATGTTTCAGGGATTTTTGTACCCGTTCAACACGTTTTTCAGGGATCCTGTTTTCGCCGAAAAGAATGTAGATTATTGCTCCGATAAAGGGAAGCAGAAGAATGATAATGAGCCAGGCAATGGTAACGCCATAGGGGCGTTTCTTGAGAATAGCGCGAGTGGAAAGACCTATACGGATGGTGAAATCAGCTATAAAAAGAATCGTTGAGACGATGTGATAGCTCCAATGCGGTTCTGAATCCATGGTATAAGAAATAGGGTTGATTATGGTGGTATGAAGATACCTTCCCTGCCTTATATTTGAAAAGCTCGGATTATCATGATAGTCCTGAAAAAACTTCCGATGCTCAACTGGGACGATATCCCGTTAATAGTAGTTCTTTTTCGATGACATAGCAAATTATTTTGATATGCTGATATGTTATCAGACAAAGTATGGGTCGGACATGGCGACCGGAAGACAATCCTGGAATGCTGGGCTTATCGCGTGTCCAGCAAGTTTGACATCCTTGGATTTATCACTGGATAACTACGCGGTGGAAATGGTACATTGTTGTGGTTGAAAAGTGTCGTAATATTTTCCCGGCAAAAGCTGTCTTGCTAGGAGCCCGGAAAATCAAACCCAGCGGAGCTGGACTCTTTACAGTACCCTCTTGAGGGGTATAAGAACCTTTCGGCAGATTATTCTTAACAAAAAATAAGAAAATAACCTGTAAGGTACTAAATCAGGATGGAAATATGAAAATTGAGGGATTTTCGACTTCTGCGGTGGCTGCCGGTGTGAAGTATAAAGATAGACTGGATATTGGTCTGATCTATGCGGAGGAGCCGGCAGTGACAGCCGGTGTATTTACTACAAATCAGGTTATTGCCGCCCCGCTTGTCCTGGACATGGAAAGACTGAAACAGGGACGGGCGCAGGCAATTCTGGTCAACAGCGGCTGCGCTAATGCCTGCACGGGAAAGCAGGGGATGCAGGCCTCGGTTGAGACGAGCAGAATGGTTGCGGAGCATCTGCATATAAAAGAAGAAATGGTACAGGTATCCTCAACAGGAGTCATAGGCGTCCAACTGAATACCGATGTTTTCAGAAGAGCGATGCCGGAGCTGATAGCAGGACTCGGCCCCGATAACTTTGAAAAAGTGGCCGAAGCGATCATGACTACCGACACCATGAAGAAGACGGTGTACCGCACCGTAGAGATCGGCGGCAAACAGATCAATTTCATGGCCATGGCCAAAGGCTCCGGGATGATTATGCCGAACATGGCTACCATGCTAGCCTTTGTCCTGACCGATGCGCAGATAGGATATGTCGAACTGAATGATGCTCTGCGGAAAGCCGTGGATACCAGCTTTAATCGCATCACGGTGGATGGAGATACCAGCACCAATGATATGGTGCTGATCATGGCCAACGGCAAAGCCGATAATCCCTGGATTGAGGAAATCGACAGCCCGGAACACCGGAAATTCATAGCAGGTCTGTCGGAAATTCTCAAGGAACTGGCGTTGATGATCGTGGCCGACGGTGAAGGAGCGACCAAGGCGATCACTATCAGGATATGCGGGGCAAAAGAGACGGAAGACGCCGTTCGGGTGGGGCGCACAATTGCCAACTCCAATCTGGTGAAGACGGCATTCTTTGGTGAAGACGCAAACTGGGGCAGAATTTTTGCGGCAATGGGACGCTCCGGAGTCAGATTCAATCCAGAAGCGGTGGATATTTATTTCGACGATGTATTGATCGTCAAAAACGGGCTGGCAGTGGGCGGGGATGCTGAAGCGGAGGCCGACCGTGTACTGAAGAAAAGAGATATCCGTGTCACAGTCGATATGAAGGACGGCAGTGTCTGTGAGGAAATCTATACTTGCGATTTTTCGTTGGATTATGTGCGGATAAATGCAGATTACAGGACCTAGCCCGAATATTTCATCATAACCTTTTCTGATTATCCGGAAACTCAGCATCTTTTGGCCCTGGCTTGAGCGGAGCGTTAGGGGTAATGCGGTATATTGAAATATCCGGGTGGATATACAAAAGTACTATTTCCACATCCGGTGGGGGTGCCACCGTGCAGATTAAGGGGCTTGGATCCGTGCAAAATCCGGTGCAATCATGTAGTTTGTCAAGATACGAAGAAGATGGGCACGGAAGCCTTTGAGCAATAATCTGCCGCCATGAGAGAGAAGATACCGAGTTGCTATAAATGCTTGTATTTATACATCACTCACGATCCTGTACGTCCATATGGCTGTAGAGGGATGAGGTTTAAGTCGCGGCAGCTGCCAGGCAGGGTTGTTTTTGCCTCTTCCGGGGAGCACTGCAGGCTATTTACGGTGAAAAGAAAAAACTGAAAAGCTCGTAAAAACCCAAATATTCCGGTATCTGTCATTCCGGACTTGATTCGGAATCCATAACTATTTAAAACAACTGGAGGCGGATCAATTCCGGGTTCAGGTATAAAATACCAACACCCGAAAGGGGATAAGTACCTTGGATATAGAGGGCAATTCGCGGATATTAAATCCGTTGTTTGTTTTCTTGTTTTTCTGATAATTTTTGAGGTGTAAAATAACAACCCCCAAAAGGGGATAAGTACCTTGGATATATAGATGGCAATTCACGGATATTAAATACAGTATTTGTTTTCTTATTTTTTCTGATTGTGTTTCAGGTGTAAGGTACTAACCCCCCAAAGGGGATAAGTACCTTGGATATAGATGGCAATTCACGGATATTAAATACAGTATTTGTTTTCTTGTTTTTTCTGATTGTGTTTTAGAAATAGGTACTAACCCCCCAAAGGGGATAAGTACCTTGGATATAGATGACAATTCACGGATATTAAATACAGTATTTGTTTTCTTATTTTTTCTGATTGTGTTTTAGAAGTAAGGTACTAAAAGGAGAGAAGTGTCACCACTGCATGTGCTAAAAAATAAGGCAGTCCCGTCAATCAGAAACCTGCTTAAGGAAACCGGCCACACCAGCTGGGAACTGCTGAAAATAACCATTCCTGTTGTTATACTAACCAAGGTTCTAGAAGAATTAGGGATGATACTGCTGTTAAGCAGTTTTCTTGAGCCGGTCATGGGGCTGATAGGTTTGCCGGGTTCCATGGGGCTGGTGTGGGCGACCGCGCTGTTGACCAATCTCTATGGCGCAATAGTTGTTTTTGCAACCCTGGCACCGGAGCTGAATCTCACAGTCGCCCAGGTAACTGTGGTATGCTCGGCCATGCTCATAGCCCACTCTCTGCCGCTGGAATTGACCATAACCAAAAAAGCCGGCGCGCCTTTCACACCTATTGCCCTGTTGCGATTGATCGGGGCCTTTGTCTATGGTTTTCTTCTGAGTACCATCTGCACCGTTTTTCAGGTATGGCAGGAACCTGCCGTGATGCTCTTCAAGGCTGAACAAAAAGATGAAAGTCTCTGGGCATGGGGGCTGTCGCAGCTGGAGAATTTCGCCCTTATTGTTCTGGTGATTTTCTCTATCATCATTATCATGAAAATATTGCGCGGCATCGGCATCTTGTCTCTTTTTGAAAGAATGCTCGAGCCGGTATTGCCGCTGTTCGGCATGAGTAAAAAAGCTGCTCCGGTGACGGTGGTGGGTATGGTGATGGGGATCAGTTACGGCGGAGCACTTATTATCAGAGAAACAAACAGTGGTGGCATGTCGAAAAGAGAAGTCTTTTTTTCCCTTGCCTTGATGGGCCTGAGTCATGCCCTGGTTGAGGACACTTTGCTGATGGCGGCGCTCGGAGCCCACTGGGGCGGCATTCTTTTCGGCAGGGTACTTTTCTCGTTGGTTGTCATCTACTTCCTGGCTCTGCTCACCGGAAGAGGCGCGAGGGGGACAGCAGAAACGTTTTAACACATATGAGTGTTATCACTTTTGCCGGTCGCGACAAGCACCCGCACGGGTATAAACTCGGGCTTCGAGAAAGGTCGATCTACAGCAGTGCATATTTTTATAAATCACTTTTAAATTGAACATAAGGTTAGATGGATTATTCAAAATTCGGAAATAAATTCAATCAGGATGCCGGCATTCTTTCATTGATGAAGGATATGGGCGAGGCGACGGCAAACGGTGCAGACGACCTGATCATGATGGGCGGCGGTAATCCCGGCCATATTCCAGCCTTTCAGGAAAAGATGCAGCGGCGGCTGCAGGATATTGCCGCCGACGATGAGCTGTGCAGGAAACTTTTGGGGATGTACTGTGCCCCGCAGGGGGAAGGTGATTTCCTGACCAGCCTTGCCGCCCTGCTCCGCCGGGAATACGGCTGGCGGATCGGCGCAGAGAATATCTGTCTTACCAACGGCAGCCAGTCCGGTTTTTTCCTGCTCCTCAATATGTTTGCCGGTGAGTTCGACGGTGGCCGCAAAAAAAAGATACGACTGCCGCTGGCTCCCGAGTATATCGGCTATGCCGACATTGGTTTGAGTTCGGACTTTTTCGTGGCAACTCGTCCTAAAATTGATCGTCTGGAAGAACATCTCTTCAAATACAGGGTCGATTTCAGTGAAATCACCATAGGCGAGGAAACAGGGGCGGTCTGTGTGTCCCGGCCGACCAATCCTACCGGAAATGTTGTTACAGACCAGGAAATAGACGGGCTCGATCAGCTGGCCAGAGATGCGGGAGTTCCCCTCATAATCGACAGCGCCTATGGAGTTCCGTTTCCCGGTATAGTTTTCTCCCAGGCAACACCTCGATGGAATGAAAATATCATTCTCTGTCTTTCCCTGTCCAAGCTCGGCTTGCCGGCAGTACGCACGGGTATAATCATCGCCAGTGAAGAGGTTATCCAGGTCATTTCGGGAATGAACGCGGTGATATCGCTGGCGCCGACAGGTTTTGGGGCCTTTCTCACTCAGCAGCTGGTTGATACCTCGGAAATCCTTGAACTCAGCAACACGGTTATCCGTCCATTTTATCAGGAAAAGGCGCTGGCAGCCGTAAGGAAATTCGACCAGGAATTGGCTGGAACCCCTTACAAAATCCATAAGCCGGAAGGTGCAATCTTCCTCTGGCTCTGGTTTGAGAACCTGCCGATTTCCTCAAAAGAACTTTACCAGCGCTTGAAGAAAAGAGGAGTACTGATCATAAGCGGCCATTATTTCTTTCCAGGCCTGGAAAATGATGACTGGTCTCATAAAAATGAATGCATCCGGGTCAATTACTCTCAGGATGATGCCCTGGTGCGGAGAGGTATCGAAATAATCGGTGAAGAGGTCAAAAAGGCATACATGGCGGGCTGATGTTCCAAAGATAAATTGTAACTATTCAGCAGCACACCATCCGGAGTCTACGCTTACCTGTCCACGATCAGGACGTCCAGCATACCCAATGTATAGCTGACCGCCGTACTTATGGACATATGGCACACTGCTGAACAGTTACAGACAGGTGGTTGGAGATCAACCTGAATAGTTACGATTAATTAAAAAATAGGTATTTCTCGAAGTCGGAGTTATGCCCGTGCAGGTGCTTATCGCGACGCCATCAAAGCTTTCTCATTGGAGATTTTAAGATCATGAAAAAATACAGCGGCATCCTGTTTGCTTTGATCATTGGTTATTCCTTCCCGGCATATGCGGAACAGTGTCTTGAGGGGGACTGCATAAACGGCAGCGGCACCCTTCTCCATGAGGATGGCAGAAAATATACCGGCACCTTTAAAAATGGTATTATAAACGGTAGTGGTACATTGCATTTTCCTGACGGCGCTGTCTATGAAGGCGAGATGAAAAATGGTAAAATGGAGGGTGAGGGTGTTCTCACGGGGGCGGATGGCAGACGGTACCAGGGAGAGTTCAGGGAGAATGTCATCCATGGAAAAGGGACTCTCAGCTACAATGACGGTACCCGGTATGTTGGTGAATTCTCATATGGGCGGTACAACGGCAAGGGCATTTTTTCCTTCCCCGACGGCAGGGAATACAAAGGCGATTTCAGAAACTCCATTATTCAGGGGCGAGGCAAACTGACCTATAAGGACGGCACCTGGTTTGAGGGTGAGTTTCGTAACGGCAGACCGGGCGGCAAGGGAGAACAAATTTATCCCGACGGCAGCCGCTATAAGGGTGAGTTTCACAACAGTCTGCGCCATGGCCAGGGAGAATACAGCTCCGCCACTGGTGACACCTATGAAGGCTTCTTCGAAAACGATCTATATGACGGTGAAGGCACGCTGGTTTCCAGCGATGGCCGCAAATATACAGGAGGATTCAGCAAAGGAAAATTTCAGGGCAGCGGCAAGATGGAATATCCCGACAGCAGCCGCTACCGTGGAGAATTTGCCGATGGTGTAAAAAGCGGCAAGGGAGAGATGGATTACAGTGATGGTTCGCGATATCAAGGTGATTTCAAAGACGATATGCGTCATGGCAAAGGTCGGTATGTTTTCGAAAATGGCGATATTTACGAGGGAGATTTTCGTGATGACAGGATTGAAGGTCTTGGGGTTTTGACCAACCCGAAGGGAGAGGTTGTGTATACCGGCTATTTCGAGAATGGTGAACCTCTTGCGGAGGCTGCCGGCCAGACCTTTTCTTCTCAGGAGACCATCACCCAGGAGGTGGCTGATGTTGCCAGCGAATCAGAGGTGCCGCCGATGGATCTTGTCGTTGCCGACGGCCTGCTGATCTCTCCGGATGCACCGTCAGTTCCCTATTCGGGAACGGCTGTCTACACTTTTTCCAATGGAGCGAAATATAGAGGAGCCGTTGAGGATGGCGTGATCAGGGGGATGGGGGAGATAGTTTTCAGTAATGGTGACAGCTATACCGGCGAGTTTGAGGAAGGAGAGCCGCACGGCAGGGGAAAATATTTTTACCAGGATGGCCGAAAGTACGAGGGTGAATTCGTCATGGGAGTGAAAGAAGGTGAGGGATTTTTCAACTATCCTGATTCCAGTCGGTATTCCGGAGCATTTCGGGATGACCAGTTCCATGGAGAAGGTAATTATGTTTTCCACGACGGCAGCAGGTACAACGGAGAGTTCAACATGGGCAGCTTCAGCGGCAACGGAAAGCTGATCTACAGCGACGGCTCCACCTATGACGGTGATTTCAACAATGATCTTCCCCATGGTTTCGGAGTGCTCAAGTCTTCTGACGGAAGTGTTTACGCCGGAGAGTTTGTCGAAGGAAGAAGAAATGGTCATGGGAAGTTGACCCTGGCCAACGGCGCCGTATATGAGGGAATCTTTAAAAATGATGAGTTGCTTTCTGCGCAATGATAATCTCGCAAAATATCAAAGTTGCCGAAATGGACTCTGGAGAAAAATGAATCTGATTACCCCCCGAAATTCGGCATTTCACTGGCTTAGGCTGGGGCTGCTCTTTTCATCGGGACGCCATAAACACGTCCATGGGGCTTCTCTGCAGCCGTCCGGGCTATAGAGATCAGTGGACAAAGCAGCCCCGTCCTTGAACTGAGGATTAGGTGTAATCAGGAAAATGAAAGCCAAAAGCGTGAGTGAAAACCGTGAGAGAGGTGAAGTAGATGCGGTGGTGCTATAAAACAGTCCATTACGATTTGAAAAAGGCGGGATTTCTCGGCAGTTCCTTTCTGGACGAAGCCGAGGTTGAGCAATCTTTAAACGAATATGGCCAGTCCGGTTGGGAACTTGTCTCTATTACTGAAACCCAGGACGGACTGATTGCGATTTTTAAACAACCGCTTGATCCTGTGGAGGAACCTGTGCGGCTGGGCAGGGCAATCCGGGAGGATGACCCATTTGAAAGTGATGTAGATGAGATAATTACTGAAAAAGATATCATTACGGAAGATGTATTTGAAGAGGATTTACTTGAAGAAACAGAACGGAAGGACGAGGATGTCTCAAAGAAGGACGATGATAATGGGCTGCACTCAATCCGTATCGAATAACTATCAGGAATAAGGATTTAAATGTTTAATAGTACTAATTCTGTCCTGTTCCCGGTCAGCCCGAAGTTGAGAGAATGGATTCTGGACATCCGCAGGCACATTCATGCCCATCCGGAATTGAGCTTCGAGGAGTTCGAAACTGCAAAATATATTCAGGACAAGCTCCGGGAGCATGGTATTGTAAGCGAGGGCGGTATTGCCGGAACCGGTGTGGCAGCTTATCTTCCGGGCCCTCCAGAGAGGCGGCAGAGCGTGGCTTTACGGGCGGATATGGATGCCTTGCCCGTTATCGAGGAAACCAATCTCCCTTTTGCCTCGGAGAATCATGGGGTCATGCACGCCTGCGGTCATGACGGCCATGTGGCGATGCTTCTGGGTGCTGCCGTTCTGCTCGCCGAAAAGAAACTGCCGGGACCGGTCAAACTTCTTTTTCAACCTGCTGAGGAAAACGGCAATGGCGCGCAGCGCTGCATTGAAGCCGGAATACTTGAGGATGTCGAAGCAATTTTTTCAGGTCACATCGATACACATCATCCACTCGGCACCATCACCGCCGATGAAGGTATTATTTGCGCCTGGGCCGATTCCTTCATAATTCGGCTGCGCGGAAGAAGCGGACATGCTGCCCGACCGCATGAGGCCGTAGACCCAGTCGTTGCCGCGGCAAATCTTGTCCTTGCCGTACAAACCTTGATTTCCCGGGGTGTTGATCCAAATAAGGCGGCGGTAATCACCATTGGCTGCCTTCAGGCGGGCTGCGCCCAGAATATCATAGCGGGGGATGCTCTCCTTAAAGGGACAATCAGGTCGACACATTGCCGGACCCGCGAGGTCGCCATGGAAGGTCTGCTTCGCGTCACCGAGTCAATAGGCCGTATGTATCAGGTTGAGGTCTCTCTGGACTTCAATGACGGTATTCCCGCGGTTGTGAATGATTCAAGGTCTGTCGAGATCGCCAGGGTTGCCGCCTCCCGAACAGAGGGTGTGCTGGCTGCCGTCAGCCAAGGCGATGCCAGTCTCGGCGCCGAGGATTTTGCCTGTTATCAGCAGAAAATTCCAGGGTGTATGGTTCGTTTCGGAGCCTCCGGCAGGAAAAAAGCCGGGGTAGCTCACAACGGCTCATTTGATTTTGACGAGGATGTGCTGGCTATCGGTGCGTCGTGGTATGCCAATGCAGCCTGGCACTGGCTGAGCTGCAAGTATGGTACTGACTTTACGAGATCATGATGTATGACAAGGCCATAGCAGCTTCAGGTCATCAACTCGTCAGTGAGGCAGCTGCGGCGATTTTACGGGAAGGCGGCAACGCTTTCGATGCCGTGGCGGCTGCAGGATTTGCCTCGACGGTTGTCGAGCCCGCCTTGAACAGCCTGGGCGGGGGCGGCTTCCTTCTAGGCCATAGCGTCGGAAAGGGGCAGAACCTTTTCTTTGATTTTTTTGTCGATACTCCCGGCCTTGGCAGTAGCAGGAACGGCCGTCCGCACTTTTTTCCGGTAACCGTGCAGTTCAGCGGAGCGCCACAACAATTCAACATCGGCCTGGATTCCGTGGCGGTTCCCGGAATCGTCAAGGGGCTGCTTCACCTGCACAAGCGGCTCGGCCGCATGGATTTAAAGGATGTCATAAGTCCGGCTGTTGAATATGCCCGAGGACATACGGTAAACAGTTTTCAAGCCGATTTTTTGCGCCTGCTCAAGCCCATCTGGACGCAAACTCCGACCGGCAGAGCTCTCTGTGGCACGGGAAACTATATCAGGCAGGGAGATCGCCTGGTAAACCATGAACTTGCCGATTTTTTACTGCTTCTTGTTGAAGATGGCGGCGAGAGTTTTTACAGGGGTGATATTGCCTCCGCTCTGATCGCCGAAATGCAGAAAAAAAACAGCCTGTTGACCAGAGAAGATCTGGCCAATTATGCAGTTGTGGAGCGCAAGCCCATCAATGTCGGCTATCGGGATTTTCAACTGTATACAGCTCCTCTACCTTCAATGGGAGGAACGCTGATAGCCCTGTCACTTTCGCTTTACTCCGCCTGTGATAAACCTGATTATGAATGGGGTAGCGGTGAGCACCTGCGCCACACATTTTTAATCATGCAGGAGGTCGAGCGACTGCGCAGGGCCGGCATAACCAGTCCTGAAGCTTTACAATCGTATGTTGATTCCGGATTTCCGGAAAGTCGGAAGAATCTGCGGCTGTTTTCCGGAGGGACAACACATATCAGCATATCCGACAGAAAAGGCAACTGTGCCGCGATGACTTGTTCCAATGGTGAAGGCTCCGGCTTCTTTGTTCCGGGAACCGGGATTATGCTGAACAATATGATGGGAGAGGACGACCTGCACCCCCAGGGATTTCATGCTTCACCGCCGGGACAGAGAGTTTGTTCGATGATGTCCCCGTCTTTACTGGTCAGCGGAGATCAGGTCAAACTGGTGATCGGCAGCGGTGGTTCGAAACGCATACGTACGGCTATCACTCAGGTCCTGGATCAGGTCGTGGACTTTGGCCGGGGACTTGAACAGGCTGTTTCCGCGCCGCGGATGTATCTCGATGAAGAGTGTCTGCAGATAGAACCCGGGTTTGCCCGGGAGGCTCTGGAATCGCTCGATACCCGGCTGAATATCTGGAATGTTCTCGATGTCTACTTTGGCGGAGTGCACGCTGTTATTCCAGGATGTGAAGGCGCCGGAGATCCCCGCCGGGGCGGGTATGTCATTGAGGTTTAGCCCCTGAGGTATCACAGCCTTCGCTGGTGGCTCGGCCATATGCCTGCCAGACTACTCGTGAAATACCCGGGCTGGGAGCCTGTCGGAGAAAGCACTTCTCGGAGTCTTCGCTTACTGGCCCATCTTGGCGTTGTTTTCAGAAAATCAATGCTCGCTGGTAAGCGTAGACTCCGATAATAAGTATATGGCTGTGCTTGATTTCCTAAAAACGCCTTAATCTGAGGAAAAACTGCAATTCTCCGACACACTCCCAGGTACAACTGTGACCGGGTTGATTCCGTAAAAGTGGAATTTTGAACCGCTCAATCCGGTCCATGAGATATACTCACATTTCGAGCGCTGGTAGCTTATTGAAATATTATGTAAATTTTGTGAAACTGGAAGTGGAATAGAATTTGCATCAGGAAAGTGCAGTACCTCTTCTTTCTCCTCCTCAACGATACGCCCTCTGGATATTCTTTCCAAAGGGCGTATCGTTTATTTACCGATCAAATTGCCGCTGGGTCAGCTTATCCCTGCCAGCGTCCCAAGCTGGAAAACAATGACAGCCAAAGTAAAGGCGAATACCGTGTTGAAGGCCATGGAAAAAAACGCCCATTTCCAGGAGGATTCTCTGGCAATACAAACTACAGTGACAAAACATGGTGCGTAAAACATGATGAAGAGCAGGGCGGAAATGGCAACCATTTTGTTCCAGCTCTTATCTTCCTTCAATTTTTGGCCGAGCGGCTCCGCTTCTTCCACATCGATGTCCCCCATGGAGTAGGCGGTGCCCAGGGTGGAGACAATTACCTCTTTTGCCGCAAATCCTCCTACCAGGGCAATATTGATTTTCCAGTCAAATCCTGCAAAGGATGAAATAGGTTCAAGGGTGCTGCCGAGCTTGCCTGCAAAGGAATGGCGCAGCGTCTCCTCCTTTTCAAGAACAGCCAGGCCGGCAAGCTTTTCGTGATCATCAACAGTGCTGAGCTGCTGTCGCTGTTGTTCGTAATATGCTTCTCTCTCTTCCGGTATTCCGGGGAAGGTCATCAGCGCCCAGAGCAGAATAGAAATTCCCAGGATGATTGTTCCCGCTTTTTTGATGTACTGCCATGTTCTCTCCCAGGTATGGATGAGCAGGCCGCGCACCGTGGGGAATCGATAAGGCGGGAGTTCCATGACGAAAGGTGTTGGGGCGCCTCTGAGCACCGTCGCTCGAAAGAATTTAGCGGCAAGAAGAGCGACTACCCAGGCTATCAAGGTGAAGATAAACATATATCTGGCCTTGTTTTCGCTGAAAAATGCGCCAATCAGAAGGGCTAGTACCGGAAGTTTTGCTCCGCAGTTCATGAAGGGGACGGTGAGCAGTGTGGCCATCCTCTCCTTTGGTGAGCGCAGCGTCCTGGTGGCCATTACCCCGGGAACGGCACAGCCCCCGGCGATTCCCCCGGAGACGATAAACGGCATTACCGATGAACCGTGCAGCCCGAATGTCCTGAAAACCCTATCCATCATGTAGGCTACCCGGGCGAGGTAGCCGGTGTCTTCCAGAATAGCGATACTAAAAAACATGAACATGATCAGCGGCACGAACCCGAGCACTCCGCCGACCCCGTCAATTACCCCCGAGACAATCATGGATTTCAACAGACCATCGGGCATAGTGGAGTTTATCAGGCTGCCCAGCCAGCCGAAGAGGTTCTCCAGCCAGGTCACGG from the Desulfopila inferna genome contains:
- the argJ gene encoding bifunctional glutamate N-acetyltransferase/amino-acid acetyltransferase ArgJ: MKIEGFSTSAVAAGVKYKDRLDIGLIYAEEPAVTAGVFTTNQVIAAPLVLDMERLKQGRAQAILVNSGCANACTGKQGMQASVETSRMVAEHLHIKEEMVQVSSTGVIGVQLNTDVFRRAMPELIAGLGPDNFEKVAEAIMTTDTMKKTVYRTVEIGGKQINFMAMAKGSGMIMPNMATMLAFVLTDAQIGYVELNDALRKAVDTSFNRITVDGDTSTNDMVLIMANGKADNPWIEEIDSPEHRKFIAGLSEILKELALMIVADGEGATKAITIRICGAKETEDAVRVGRTIANSNLVKTAFFGEDANWGRIFAAMGRSGVRFNPEAVDIYFDDVLIVKNGLAVGGDAEAEADRVLKKRDIRVTVDMKDGSVCEEIYTCDFSLDYVRINADYRT
- a CDS encoding gamma-glutamyltransferase family protein yields the protein MMYDKAIAASGHQLVSEAAAAILREGGNAFDAVAAAGFASTVVEPALNSLGGGGFLLGHSVGKGQNLFFDFFVDTPGLGSSRNGRPHFFPVTVQFSGAPQQFNIGLDSVAVPGIVKGLLHLHKRLGRMDLKDVISPAVEYARGHTVNSFQADFLRLLKPIWTQTPTGRALCGTGNYIRQGDRLVNHELADFLLLLVEDGGESFYRGDIASALIAEMQKKNSLLTREDLANYAVVERKPINVGYRDFQLYTAPLPSMGGTLIALSLSLYSACDKPDYEWGSGEHLRHTFLIMQEVERLRRAGITSPEALQSYVDSGFPESRKNLRLFSGGTTHISISDRKGNCAAMTCSNGEGSGFFVPGTGIMLNNMMGEDDLHPQGFHASPPGQRVCSMMSPSLLVSGDQVKLVIGSGGSKRIRTAITQVLDQVVDFGRGLEQAVSAPRMYLDEECLQIEPGFAREALESLDTRLNIWNVLDVYFGGVHAVIPGCEGAGDPRRGGYVIEV
- a CDS encoding DUF4177 domain-containing protein, which gives rise to MRWCYKTVHYDLKKAGFLGSSFLDEAEVEQSLNEYGQSGWELVSITETQDGLIAIFKQPLDPVEEPVRLGRAIREDDPFESDVDEIITEKDIITEDVFEEDLLEETERKDEDVSKKDDDNGLHSIRIE
- a CDS encoding valine--pyruvate transaminase; the protein is MDYSKFGNKFNQDAGILSLMKDMGEATANGADDLIMMGGGNPGHIPAFQEKMQRRLQDIAADDELCRKLLGMYCAPQGEGDFLTSLAALLRREYGWRIGAENICLTNGSQSGFFLLLNMFAGEFDGGRKKKIRLPLAPEYIGYADIGLSSDFFVATRPKIDRLEEHLFKYRVDFSEITIGEETGAVCVSRPTNPTGNVVTDQEIDGLDQLARDAGVPLIIDSAYGVPFPGIVFSQATPRWNENIILCLSLSKLGLPAVRTGIIIASEEVIQVISGMNAVISLAPTGFGAFLTQQLVDTSEILELSNTVIRPFYQEKALAAVRKFDQELAGTPYKIHKPEGAIFLWLWFENLPISSKELYQRLKKRGVLIISGHYFFPGLENDDWSHKNECIRVNYSQDDALVRRGIEIIGEEVKKAYMAG
- a CDS encoding MORN repeat-containing protein, translating into MKKYSGILFALIIGYSFPAYAEQCLEGDCINGSGTLLHEDGRKYTGTFKNGIINGSGTLHFPDGAVYEGEMKNGKMEGEGVLTGADGRRYQGEFRENVIHGKGTLSYNDGTRYVGEFSYGRYNGKGIFSFPDGREYKGDFRNSIIQGRGKLTYKDGTWFEGEFRNGRPGGKGEQIYPDGSRYKGEFHNSLRHGQGEYSSATGDTYEGFFENDLYDGEGTLVSSDGRKYTGGFSKGKFQGSGKMEYPDSSRYRGEFADGVKSGKGEMDYSDGSRYQGDFKDDMRHGKGRYVFENGDIYEGDFRDDRIEGLGVLTNPKGEVVYTGYFENGEPLAEAAGQTFSSQETITQEVADVASESEVPPMDLVVADGLLISPDAPSVPYSGTAVYTFSNGAKYRGAVEDGVIRGMGEIVFSNGDSYTGEFEEGEPHGRGKYFYQDGRKYEGEFVMGVKEGEGFFNYPDSSRYSGAFRDDQFHGEGNYVFHDGSRYNGEFNMGSFSGNGKLIYSDGSTYDGDFNNDLPHGFGVLKSSDGSVYAGEFVEGRRNGHGKLTLANGAVYEGIFKNDELLSAQ
- the feoB gene encoding ferrous iron transport protein B, which codes for MPSPLDIPDMKNKLAMALAGNPNAGKTTLFNYLTGARQHVGNYPGITVDLKEGYRNYKDKELGITDLPGTYSLTAYSMEEIVARDHLTQKSPDVVINIVDASNLNRNLYLTCQFIELGIPMVIALNMMDVAKDRGMMIQPEKLEELLGIPVVGIVARTGQGVDQLLDAAVEVARTHDRENHASISYGEDLDEKILQLTDIIERNNFLTSTYPPLFTAIKYLENDEQITGKGREADSDVAGELENIVEEVSKHTRKTLDVYPEAIIADHRFGFIKSVLRQGVITHTFDEDRLYTSDKIDKVLTNRLLGPLIMLGVLFGVYQFTFAWSELPVTWLENLFGWLGSLINSTMPDGLLKSMIVSGVIDGVGGVLGFVPLIMFMFFSIAILEDTGYLARVAYMMDRVFRTFGLHGSSVMPFIVSGGIAGGCAVPGVMATRTLRSPKERMATLLTVPFMNCGAKLPVLALLIGAFFSENKARYMFIFTLIAWVVALLAAKFFRATVLRGAPTPFVMELPPYRFPTVRGLLIHTWERTWQYIKKAGTIILGISILLWALMTFPGIPEEREAYYEQQRQQLSTVDDHEKLAGLAVLEKEETLRHSFAGKLGSTLEPISSFAGFDWKINIALVGGFAAKEVIVSTLGTAYSMGDIDVEEAEPLGQKLKEDKSWNKMVAISALLFIMFYAPCFVTVVCIARESSWKWAFFSMAFNTVFAFTLAVIVFQLGTLAGIS
- a CDS encoding M20 metallopeptidase family protein; the protein is MFNSTNSVLFPVSPKLREWILDIRRHIHAHPELSFEEFETAKYIQDKLREHGIVSEGGIAGTGVAAYLPGPPERRQSVALRADMDALPVIEETNLPFASENHGVMHACGHDGHVAMLLGAAVLLAEKKLPGPVKLLFQPAEENGNGAQRCIEAGILEDVEAIFSGHIDTHHPLGTITADEGIICAWADSFIIRLRGRSGHAARPHEAVDPVVAAANLVLAVQTLISRGVDPNKAAVITIGCLQAGCAQNIIAGDALLKGTIRSTHCRTREVAMEGLLRVTESIGRMYQVEVSLDFNDGIPAVVNDSRSVEIARVAASRTEGVLAAVSQGDASLGAEDFACYQQKIPGCMVRFGASGRKKAGVAHNGSFDFDEDVLAIGASWYANAAWHWLSCKYGTDFTRS